A DNA window from Chitinibacter fontanus contains the following coding sequences:
- a CDS encoding L-threonylcarbamoyladenylate synthase: MNSTSSISQLSTESLDTALTLLRAGQLVGIPTETVYGLAADASQPAAVAKIFATKGRPADHPVIVHIAGAAQLEHWAQNIPDEAYLLAEHFWPGPLTLILERQPHVSDAVTGGQNTVGLRAPAHPLTHQLLQQFGGGLAAPSANQFGHVSPTTAAHVRSEFSPEVLQLVLDGGPCEVGVESTIVSLVGEKPKLLRPGGVSREAIEAVLGDDLEHHTNQHSAKQRVSGLLDSHYAPRTPLITGNWPAVLEQAQQRQAQGQRVIIITAEARGDETKLPLHLMPANSDKYAQALYATLRSLDLADYDALLLELPPSTSEWLAVQDRLQRAAHHKLY, encoded by the coding sequence ATGAATAGCACTTCATCAATCAGCCAGCTTTCAACTGAATCGCTGGACACTGCGCTTACGCTACTTCGGGCTGGCCAGTTGGTTGGCATTCCGACCGAAACTGTCTATGGGCTAGCAGCCGACGCAAGTCAGCCCGCAGCAGTGGCTAAAATTTTCGCGACCAAAGGTCGTCCAGCTGATCACCCCGTCATCGTGCACATTGCAGGCGCCGCACAATTAGAACACTGGGCACAAAATATCCCTGATGAAGCCTATTTATTAGCCGAGCATTTCTGGCCAGGGCCACTCACGCTGATTTTGGAGCGTCAGCCCCACGTATCAGACGCTGTAACTGGCGGGCAAAACACTGTTGGGCTGCGTGCACCAGCACACCCGCTAACTCACCAACTGTTGCAACAATTCGGCGGCGGCCTCGCGGCGCCAAGCGCCAATCAATTTGGCCACGTCAGCCCCACAACAGCAGCCCATGTCCGTAGCGAATTTAGCCCAGAGGTTTTGCAATTAGTCCTTGATGGCGGCCCCTGCGAAGTGGGGGTTGAATCAACGATAGTGAGCTTAGTAGGCGAAAAACCGAAATTATTACGCCCAGGCGGCGTTTCCCGCGAAGCGATCGAAGCGGTGTTGGGCGATGATCTAGAGCACCATACCAATCAACACAGCGCCAAACAGCGCGTCTCTGGTCTGCTTGATTCGCACTACGCACCGCGCACCCCACTCATCACCGGCAACTGGCCAGCAGTTTTAGAGCAAGCACAGCAACGACAGGCACAGGGTCAAAGGGTGATCATTATCACCGCCGAAGCACGGGGAGATGAAACAAAACTTCCACTGCACCTAATGCCTGCTAACAGTGATAAATACGCACAAGCACTGTATGCCACGCTTAGATCACTGGACTTAGCCGATTACGATGCATTATTGCTAGAGCTACCGCCCAGCACCAGCGAATGGCTAGCAGTTCAAGACCGATTGCAACGTGCAGCACATCACAAGTTGTATTAA
- a CDS encoding prepilin-type N-terminal cleavage/methylation domain-containing protein, whose translation MRQLKSMAGFSLLEVLISVVILSVGLLALAGFNGNLYKSVRYSNDRAKAMASAQVLIDKARSEDLSALTSGTDPGSCADSTPHRTWTVSSVGTLSNAKNLAIYVCWTDANSTKQEMSIATQVGVTSVAAAATPAPTAGSTPAPTAASCTTPAYVAGTAYSNGAKAKYLGRHYSCKVSGWCSSGAAAAWYAPGQGTNWQDAWTDLGECV comes from the coding sequence ATGCGCCAGCTTAAAAGCATGGCCGGATTTAGCTTGCTAGAAGTGTTAATTTCGGTTGTTATTTTATCGGTAGGTTTACTTGCTCTGGCTGGTTTTAACGGCAATCTTTATAAAAGTGTCCGCTATAGCAACGACAGAGCAAAAGCAATGGCCAGCGCTCAGGTGCTAATTGATAAGGCTCGCTCGGAAGACCTCTCCGCACTTACATCAGGAACCGATCCTGGCAGCTGTGCTGATAGCACACCCCACCGAACATGGACCGTGAGCAGTGTCGGCACGCTGAGTAATGCAAAAAACTTAGCAATCTACGTTTGCTGGACTGATGCGAATAGCACCAAGCAAGAGATGTCAATTGCCACTCAAGTAGGCGTAACATCGGTGGCGGCGGCAGCTACACCTGCGCCAACTGCAGGTAGCACCCCGGCGCCAACAGCAGCTAGCTGCACAACGCCAGCATATGTGGCCGGAACAGCCTATAGCAATGGCGCTAAAGCAAAATACCTAGGCCGCCACTATTCATGCAAAGTATCAGGCTGGTGCAGCAGCGGCGCAGCGGCTGCATGGTATGCCCCCGGACAAGGTACAAATTGGCAGGATGCATGGACCGATTTAGGCGAATGTGTTTAG
- a CDS encoding PilW family protein encodes MNKKQLGFTLIEVLIALALGLLIIGGAFSYFLSTLKTSKDLLGQSKLQQEVRSTANLIQRDVRRAGYAPVGNPNEAVVRTIWLGKTDGSLADSNCFIYRYVDERGNLRNSGFLLHTDGKIYMKTTGNGNTCSASSTDWSAVTSASNVQYTEFKVGYQAGNRPSILLDIKGQLSSDTNVKLPLSIRVVMPNSPLKGDATNGA; translated from the coding sequence ATGAATAAAAAACAACTTGGCTTTACCTTAATTGAAGTTTTAATTGCTCTAGCCTTAGGCCTGCTAATTATTGGAGGCGCTTTTTCATACTTCCTAAGCACATTAAAAACTAGCAAAGATTTATTGGGGCAAAGCAAACTGCAGCAAGAAGTTAGAAGCACTGCAAACTTAATTCAACGTGACGTTCGTCGCGCAGGCTACGCGCCAGTTGGCAATCCTAATGAGGCCGTAGTACGCACCATCTGGCTAGGAAAAACAGATGGCTCATTGGCCGATTCAAATTGTTTTATTTATCGGTATGTTGATGAACGAGGAAATTTAAGAAATAGCGGTTTTTTATTGCATACCGATGGCAAGATTTACATGAAGACCACTGGCAACGGTAATACCTGCTCAGCCTCAAGCACTGACTGGAGTGCAGTAACAAGTGCAAGCAATGTTCAATACACGGAATTTAAAGTCGGCTACCAGGCAGGAAATCGACCAAGTATTTTACTTGACATCAAAGGCCAACTGTCATCTGACACAAACGTCAAACTACCCTTAAGTATTCGAGTTGTCATGCCGAACTCCCCTTTAAAAGGAGATGCCACAAATGGCGCATAA
- a CDS encoding GspH/FimT family pseudopilin, with translation MKKDFGFTLIEMMSTVVILGIVLAIAAPSLSQYIAINRAKGFAENLAQDLVMARTEAIRTNQAVQLDVRNGCYGMRAGNTACDCTITDTTSSNHCAIKQVNTSTGMSLTKTSGFNGIVFDPVRGLPVTNTFGTLTATQVLTIENTAAKVAVNLNVIGSVCINSAAGSKKVAGYPAAC, from the coding sequence ATGAAGAAAGATTTTGGGTTTACGCTCATCGAAATGATGAGCACTGTCGTTATTCTTGGCATCGTACTTGCAATTGCAGCGCCTAGCTTGTCGCAATACATAGCAATCAATCGCGCCAAAGGATTTGCAGAAAATCTAGCGCAAGATTTGGTCATGGCCAGAACAGAAGCAATTAGAACTAATCAAGCAGTTCAGCTTGACGTTCGTAATGGCTGTTATGGGATGAGAGCAGGGAATACCGCCTGCGACTGCACAATTACCGATACCACCAGCAGCAATCATTGCGCAATAAAACAGGTAAATACCAGCACAGGCATGTCACTCACCAAGACAAGCGGATTTAACGGCATTGTCTTTGATCCTGTACGCGGGCTTCCCGTTACCAATACCTTCGGCACACTCACTGCTACGCAGGTACTCACCATTGAAAATACCGCTGCAAAAGTTGCCGTTAATTTAAATGTAATTGGCAGCGTTTGCATTAACTCAGCTGCTGGAAGCAAAAAAGTAGCTGGCTATCCCGCAGCATGTTAA
- a CDS encoding type IV pilin protein produces MHKKQLGFTLIELMIVVAIIGILAAIAIPAYQDYVRKSRRTDATTALSNIQQLQEKYRANQTGYSGSIGTLLGKSPDCVASGGGGNNGIKSENGYYCLSLSGNSGTGYTASAKAMGAQTSDKSACQTIRLVVSNGNSNFYDDTTGTNQTCVSR; encoded by the coding sequence ATGCACAAAAAACAACTTGGCTTCACACTGATCGAGCTAATGATTGTTGTAGCGATCATCGGGATTTTGGCGGCTATCGCTATTCCTGCATACCAAGACTACGTGCGCAAATCTCGCAGAACAGATGCAACAACCGCGCTAAGCAACATCCAGCAACTTCAAGAAAAATACCGTGCCAATCAAACCGGCTACTCAGGTTCGATCGGTACGCTACTGGGCAAAAGCCCTGATTGTGTGGCAAGTGGCGGCGGCGGCAATAACGGTATCAAATCAGAAAATGGTTACTACTGCCTGAGTTTAAGTGGCAACTCGGGTACAGGCTACACCGCAAGCGCCAAAGCGATGGGGGCTCAGACAAGTGACAAGTCTGCCTGTCAAACAATCAGGCTGGTGGTTAGCAATGGCAACAGCAATTTCTATGACGACACCACTGGCACCAATCAAACCTGCGTAAGTCGATAA
- a CDS encoding pilus assembly PilX family protein — translation MAHNLKTQRSLSKQRGVATLLVSIMILFILGIMTLYTNRSVIIEQRSATNEYKQAQALEAAQSGMAKFMAQLSSADSTINWQKFFTQSGSNITLKSSYENQAALNTHGYINSNGSAYTHDISTANAALPNTLLDAPKDAANNSTAIVQAYAVYLASTTTPNRFLIVSRGCADTTDCTYAAAYVTSEFTIGSTPTCALDINGNATVKNNSSIHALLRNDPRFDCGISVGSITASGGSLSQVTGCQNDCQNNPGDRLTPNYSTTGSSSKQDHFNKYFPGKTMAQLLSERTTQAAASPKTACVITPSGGAEATAADLLNCKALGLNRIFVNGNLNLGTDNRIDNFGYNMNANGITGVEIVINGDFKMNTAANIWGFLYVGGNTLTDPDGTPFSGSLRVDGSAAFGGSVTVNSSFAVYTQTGYTRDPNGGGVKANLALGTWRDF, via the coding sequence ATGGCGCATAACCTTAAAACTCAGCGCAGCCTAAGCAAACAGCGAGGCGTGGCCACGCTTTTGGTTTCGATTATGATTTTATTCATTCTCGGTATCATGACGCTATACACCAATAGGTCAGTAATTATTGAGCAACGCAGCGCAACAAATGAATACAAGCAAGCGCAGGCACTGGAAGCTGCACAGTCTGGCATGGCTAAGTTTATGGCCCAACTAAGTAGCGCAGACAGTACAATTAATTGGCAGAAATTCTTCACTCAAAGTGGCTCAAATATCACACTAAAGTCCAGCTATGAAAATCAAGCTGCACTCAATACACATGGCTACATTAATAGCAATGGAAGTGCATACACGCACGACATTTCAACTGCAAATGCTGCACTACCCAACACATTATTAGATGCGCCCAAAGATGCGGCCAATAACAGCACTGCAATCGTCCAAGCCTATGCGGTTTACCTCGCAAGCACAACAACTCCGAATCGCTTTTTGATTGTGTCGCGTGGCTGCGCAGATACAACTGACTGCACATACGCTGCAGCCTATGTAACCAGTGAGTTTACTATCGGCTCAACGCCAACGTGCGCCCTTGATATCAACGGCAATGCGACAGTTAAAAACAACTCATCCATTCATGCTCTACTGAGAAATGATCCTCGTTTTGACTGTGGCATTTCGGTCGGCAGCATAACTGCAAGTGGAGGAAGTCTCTCTCAAGTAACAGGGTGTCAGAACGACTGCCAAAACAATCCCGGTGATCGCTTAACTCCTAACTACAGCACGACTGGATCATCCAGCAAACAAGATCATTTCAATAAGTACTTCCCCGGAAAAACCATGGCACAGCTACTTTCCGAGCGTACGACGCAAGCTGCAGCATCTCCAAAGACTGCCTGCGTAATTACCCCTTCGGGTGGCGCTGAAGCGACTGCAGCCGATTTACTCAATTGCAAAGCCCTTGGTTTAAATCGCATTTTCGTCAATGGCAATCTAAATTTAGGCACAGACAATCGAATAGACAATTTTGGCTATAACATGAACGCCAATGGCATTACGGGCGTTGAAATAGTCATCAATGGCGATTTCAAAATGAATACGGCCGCCAACATCTGGGGATTCTTGTATGTAGGTGGCAATACGCTAACTGACCCTGACGGCACTCCATTCTCTGGCTCATTGCGGGTTGATGGCTCAGCAGCATTTGGAGGGAGTGTGACGGTCAACTCTTCTTTTGCCGTATATACCCAAACAGGTTACACCCGAGATCCAAACGGGGGCGGAGTCAAGGCCAATCTAGCCCTGGGTACATGGAGAGACTTTTGA
- a CDS encoding arginine/lysine/ornithine decarboxylase — translation MRFYFPLVIIDEDFRSENTSGSGIRELAAAIEAEGTDVVGYTSYGDLTSFAQQQSRACGFILSIDDEEFGGGTPEETQNALEHLRTFVAEIRRRNPDIPIYLYGETRTARHIPNDVLRELHGFIHMHEDTPEFVARHIIREAKSYLDSLAPPFFRALTNYAQDGSYSWHCPGHSGGVAFLKSPVGQMFHQFFGENMLRADVCNAVEELGQLLDHTGPVAASERNAARIFNADHLYFVTNGTSTSNKIVWNSTVAPGDIVVVDRNCHKSILHAIMMTGAVPIFLMPTRNHYGIIGPIPRSEFEPESIRQKMLANPFCREKLAENPNIKPRVLTITQSTYDGVLYNVEEIKGLLDGVIETLHFDEAWLPHAAFHDFYGDYHAIGEDRPRCKDSMIFSTQSTHKLLAGISQASQILVQDATDNKLDRDLFNEAYLMHTSTSPQYAIIASCDVAAAMMEAPGGTALVEESLAEALEFRRAMRKVDEEFGADWWFKVWGPDDLTDEGLDHRDAWMLKAGENWHGFGDIAEGFNLLDPIKATILTPGLNVDGDFTDQGIPAAIVAKYLAEHGVVIEKTGLYSFFIMFTIGITKGRWNTMVTALQQFKDDYDKNAPLWRVLPEFVVQFPQYERIGLRDLCQQIHGIYRENNVAKLTTEMYLSGIVPAMKPSKAFAKMAHKEIERVALDELEGRVTAVMLTPYPPGIPLLVPGEVFNKTIVDYLKFVRAFNGKFPGFETYTHGLVAEKRDSETHYFVDCVEA, via the coding sequence ATGCGCTTTTACTTCCCCCTCGTCATCATTGACGAAGACTTCCGCTCGGAAAACACCAGCGGTTCCGGTATCCGTGAATTGGCGGCGGCCATTGAGGCCGAGGGTACGGATGTGGTGGGCTATACCAGCTATGGTGATCTGACCTCATTCGCCCAGCAACAAAGCCGCGCTTGCGGTTTTATCTTGTCGATTGACGACGAGGAGTTTGGTGGCGGCACGCCCGAAGAAACCCAAAATGCACTTGAGCATCTACGCACATTCGTAGCTGAAATTCGCCGCCGCAACCCCGACATTCCAATCTATCTGTATGGTGAAACCCGCACCGCGCGTCATATACCCAATGACGTATTGCGTGAGCTGCACGGTTTTATTCACATGCACGAAGACACCCCCGAATTCGTGGCACGCCATATTATCCGCGAAGCCAAATCTTACCTTGATAGCCTTGCTCCGCCGTTCTTCCGCGCGCTGACCAACTATGCGCAAGATGGTTCGTACTCTTGGCACTGTCCGGGTCACTCAGGTGGCGTCGCGTTTTTGAAATCCCCAGTCGGCCAGATGTTCCACCAATTTTTCGGTGAAAACATGCTGCGCGCCGACGTGTGCAACGCGGTGGAAGAACTCGGTCAGTTGCTCGATCACACCGGCCCAGTAGCGGCGTCGGAGCGCAATGCGGCTCGCATTTTTAACGCGGATCATCTCTACTTCGTGACGAACGGCACTTCGACTTCCAACAAAATCGTCTGGAATTCGACCGTTGCGCCTGGCGATATCGTCGTGGTGGATCGCAACTGCCACAAATCGATTCTGCACGCGATCATGATGACCGGCGCGGTACCGATTTTCCTGATGCCAACGCGCAATCACTACGGCATTATCGGCCCGATTCCACGCAGCGAATTCGAGCCAGAATCGATCCGTCAGAAAATGCTAGCCAACCCATTTTGCCGCGAAAAACTAGCCGAAAACCCAAATATCAAGCCACGTGTATTGACAATCACCCAGTCAACTTACGATGGCGTTTTGTATAACGTTGAAGAAATTAAAGGCTTGCTCGACGGCGTAATTGAAACGCTGCACTTCGACGAAGCTTGGTTGCCACACGCGGCCTTCCACGACTTTTACGGCGACTATCACGCGATTGGCGAAGATCGCCCGCGTTGTAAAGATTCGATGATTTTCTCAACACAATCGACGCATAAATTGCTGGCGGGAATTTCGCAAGCATCACAAATTTTGGTGCAAGACGCGACCGACAATAAGCTCGACCGTGATCTATTCAACGAAGCGTATTTGATGCACACATCTACCAGCCCACAGTACGCGATTATCGCATCGTGTGACGTCGCAGCGGCCATGATGGAAGCTCCGGGCGGCACGGCACTGGTTGAAGAGTCACTTGCTGAAGCCCTCGAGTTCCGCCGTGCAATGCGTAAAGTCGACGAAGAATTTGGTGCAGACTGGTGGTTTAAAGTCTGGGGCCCAGATGATTTGACCGATGAAGGCCTGGATCACCGCGATGCATGGATGCTCAAAGCCGGTGAAAACTGGCACGGTTTTGGTGACATCGCTGAAGGCTTTAACCTGCTTGATCCGATCAAAGCGACCATCCTGACCCCAGGTCTAAATGTGGACGGAGACTTCACCGATCAGGGCATCCCAGCCGCGATTGTGGCGAAGTATCTGGCTGAACACGGCGTGGTGATTGAGAAAACTGGCCTATACTCCTTCTTCATTATGTTCACGATTGGCATTACCAAAGGTCGTTGGAACACGATGGTGACGGCTTTGCAGCAGTTCAAAGACGACTATGACAAGAATGCGCCATTGTGGCGTGTACTACCGGAATTCGTCGTGCAATTCCCGCAATACGAACGCATCGGCTTGCGTGATTTGTGCCAGCAAATTCACGGCATCTATCGCGAAAACAATGTGGCCAAATTGACAACCGAGATGTATCTGTCAGGCATTGTACCGGCGATGAAGCCATCAAAAGCCTTCGCCAAAATGGCCCATAAAGAAATCGAGCGCGTAGCACTGGATGAGCTCGAAGGCCGAGTCACCGCAGTAATGCTCACACCATACCCGCCAGGTATTCCACTGCTGGTACCAGGTGAAGTATTCAACAAAACGATCGTTGATTACCTGAAATTTGTGCGCGCATTTAACGGCAAATTCCCAGGTTTTGAGACCTATACGCACGGCCTAGTCGCCGAAAAACGAGATAGTGAGACCCACTATTTTGTTGATTGCGTAGAAGCCTAA